In the genome of Acidimicrobiia bacterium, the window CCAGCGCGCGCAGCGCGGCGCGGTCGGCGGTGCCGCGCTCCACGCGCACTGCGCCGAGCGCGGTGAAGAACGCGTTGCCGAACCACGTGGAGAACAGCTCCTCCTTCGCGAGGAAGCAGATGGTGCGCGTGGTCACGAACGCGGAGAACGGCACGTCGAGGATCGACCGGTGGGACGGGGCGACGATGTAAGCCCCGGACCGCGGGACGTGCTCTCGGCCGACGACGCGCACGCGGCACGCGACCTTGCACACACTCAGCACGACCGCGCGCGCGAACCGATAGAACGTCATCCTGCTCCCTCATCCGCAGATTCGGAATCGGCGTTCACTGATCGCGCCCGCTCGACGATCACGGCCACGACCTCGTCGACGGTGGTAGCGGTCGTGTCGATCACGATCGCGTCGGGCGCGGCATCCTCGGGCCGCAGCGCCCGCCCGAGCGACGCGTCGGCACGGTCGCGTTCGGCGAGCGCTTCGCGCACGTCGTCGACCGCGACCCGGCGGGCGGCCGCCTCCTCGTCACGCCGGCGCCGCACCGCCCGCACGTCGTCCTGCGCGGTGAGGAACACCTTGACCGGGGCGTCGGGAAACACGACGGTCCCGATGTCGCGCCCCTCCACGACTCCCCCACCCCGCTCGCGCACCCACGCTCGCTGGCGTTCCACGAGGATCTTGCGAACCGCCGGGTGCGACGACACCGACGAAACCGCGCCAGTGACCTCGGGACCGCGGATCTCCGCCGACACGTCACGCCCGCCGAGACACACGGACCCGTCGGCGAGCTCGATCTCCGCTCGCTGCGCGACCTCGGCGACGGCGTCCGCGTTGTCGACATCGGCGCCCACCTCTATCGCCGCGAGCGTGACCGCGCGGTACATGGCACCCGTATCGAGCGTGTGCAGGCCGAGCGCGTCCGCTACACCGCGCGCGGCAGTGGACTTTCCCGACCCCGCCGGGCCGTCGATCGCAACGAGCCGAGCGGTCACGCGAGCCCCGTCACACTCGCCCCGTCAGCGTTGCAAGGTCGTCGCCGAACTCGGGATACGAGACCGAGATCGCCTTCCAACCCAGTACGACCGACTCACCGTCGGCAGCGTTCGCCGCGATCGCCGCCGCCATCGCAAGGCGATGGTCGCCGTAGCTGTCGAGCCGCGCGGCACGAGGCTGACCACCGCGGATCGCGAGCGTGTCGGACGCGGTCTCCACACCGACGCCGAGGGCGACGAGCATGGCTTCCACGGTGGC includes:
- the cmk gene encoding (d)CMP kinase, giving the protein MTARLVAIDGPAGSGKSTAARGVADALGLHTLDTGAMYRAVTLAAIEVGADVDNADAVAEVAQRAEIELADGSVCLGGRDVSAEIRGPEVTGAVSSVSSHPAVRKILVERQRAWVRERGGGVVEGRDIGTVVFPDAPVKVFLTAQDDVRAVRRRRDEEAAARRVAVDDVREALAERDRADASLGRALRPEDAAPDAIVIDTTATTVDEVVAVIVERARSVNADSESADEGAG